One genomic segment of Trichococcus shcherbakoviae includes these proteins:
- a CDS encoding chromate transporter — translation MTYSKEIYKEICLVFAKLGLFAFGGPAAHIAMMEDELVTKRKWLTKSDFMDLLGFTNLIPGPNSTELAIALGYKRGGKLGLFLAGVCFIFPAMAIVLLLSMFYKAYGEVPLIEAIFTGIKPVILAVIIQALFRLGQTTIKDTKSLFLFLAAYLLSLMGVGEITILILTGLTMLLIQQSAKWRSRHLAIEPMSLTLLFLTFLKIGSVLYGSGYVLLAFLQAEFIDRYAALTSTQLLDAVAIGQFTPGPVFTTATFVGYLIQGVPGALLATVGIFLPSFLLILLLHPLFNKLRSSKIFAGILDGITVASLALMAAVSWQLGTATFVSWFSVLIFTFSFIGLIRFKVNSSYLIIMGGFIGWLVTML, via the coding sequence GTGACTTATTCTAAAGAAATCTACAAGGAAATCTGCCTTGTTTTTGCCAAGCTGGGGCTGTTTGCCTTCGGAGGCCCGGCCGCGCACATCGCCATGATGGAGGATGAATTGGTGACGAAGCGCAAATGGCTCACCAAATCGGATTTCATGGATCTGCTCGGATTCACGAATCTGATCCCCGGTCCAAATTCAACGGAGTTGGCTATTGCTTTGGGCTATAAACGTGGTGGAAAGCTTGGGCTTTTCTTGGCGGGCGTCTGCTTCATCTTCCCTGCCATGGCGATTGTGTTACTGCTGTCCATGTTCTATAAAGCGTACGGCGAAGTGCCGCTCATCGAAGCGATTTTCACCGGCATCAAACCGGTCATCCTTGCAGTCATCATCCAGGCCCTTTTCCGTTTGGGCCAGACGACCATCAAGGACACCAAATCGCTGTTTTTGTTCTTGGCGGCCTATCTGCTGTCGCTGATGGGCGTCGGCGAAATCACGATCCTGATTCTGACCGGATTAACGATGCTGCTGATTCAGCAGTCAGCCAAATGGCGGTCGCGTCATCTGGCGATCGAACCTATGTCGCTGACGCTGTTATTCCTGACTTTCTTGAAGATCGGCTCGGTCCTTTACGGGAGCGGTTATGTTCTGTTGGCTTTTCTGCAGGCTGAATTCATCGACCGCTATGCGGCGCTGACCAGCACCCAGTTGCTGGATGCTGTCGCAATCGGCCAGTTCACGCCTGGCCCGGTCTTCACGACGGCAACTTTCGTGGGCTATCTGATCCAAGGAGTCCCGGGTGCCTTATTGGCGACTGTCGGCATCTTCTTGCCTTCCTTCCTGCTGATTCTTTTGTTGCACCCGTTGTTCAACAAACTGCGTTCATCCAAAATCTTCGCCGGTATTTTGGACGGAATCACGGTCGCTTCGCTGGCGTTGATGGCAGCTGTATCCTGGCAATTGGGGACAGCGACCTTCGTTTCGTGGTTCAGCGTCCTCATCTTCACATTCAGTTTCATCGGCCTTATCAGATTCAAAGTGAACTCCTCCTATCTGATCATCATGGGCGGATTCATCGGGTGGTTAGTTACAATGTTATGA
- a CDS encoding ABC transporter ATP-binding protein, with the protein MAYIEFRNIRKSYDGENLVLKDLNLQVNEGDLVTLLGPSGCGKSTLLRSLAGFESIDGGSIHINGQDVTDLPPGKRNIGMVFQQYSLFPNMNVAENIAFGLKMQKMNPNLIKEKVASIIELVDLSGKENHYPAQLSGGQKQRVALARAIVTEPKVLLLDEPLSAIDALLRKNLQKQIRRIQKALHITTIFVTHDQDEAMLMSDVIHVMASGKIEQSGTPTEIYTHPKTHFVASFIGNYNLLDNTDFKKLTQRKTQASQIAIRPEAIEYFKEPQPETEEHLYFKGKVVDETISGNILSYVIETDQGVALRADHLYRTFNLLDKGDQVFLKVEKRNILEF; encoded by the coding sequence ATGGCATACATAGAATTCAGAAACATCAGAAAATCATACGACGGTGAAAATTTAGTGTTGAAAGATCTTAATCTGCAGGTGAATGAAGGCGATTTGGTCACGTTGTTGGGCCCATCCGGTTGCGGAAAATCAACTTTGTTGCGTTCGCTTGCCGGTTTTGAAAGCATTGACGGGGGAAGCATTCACATAAACGGCCAGGATGTGACGGATTTGCCGCCGGGAAAACGGAACATAGGGATGGTTTTTCAACAATACTCGTTGTTCCCCAACATGAATGTAGCGGAGAACATCGCATTCGGCTTGAAGATGCAGAAAATGAATCCGAATCTGATCAAAGAAAAAGTTGCCAGCATCATCGAGCTCGTTGACCTATCGGGGAAAGAGAACCATTATCCTGCGCAATTGTCCGGCGGGCAAAAACAACGGGTTGCCCTGGCACGCGCCATCGTGACCGAGCCAAAAGTGTTGTTGTTGGATGAGCCTCTGTCTGCTATTGATGCCTTGTTGCGGAAGAATCTCCAAAAGCAGATCCGCCGTATCCAGAAGGCTTTGCATATCACGACAATCTTTGTCACGCATGATCAGGATGAAGCGATGCTGATGTCGGATGTGATTCATGTCATGGCTTCCGGAAAAATCGAGCAGTCGGGTACACCAACCGAAATATATACGCATCCTAAAACGCATTTCGTGGCTTCGTTCATCGGCAATTACAATCTGTTGGACAACACGGATTTTAAGAAATTGACCCAGCGAAAAACGCAGGCAAGTCAAATCGCTATCCGTCCGGAGGCCATCGAGTACTTCAAAGAGCCTCAGCCAGAGACGGAAGAACACCTGTATTTCAAAGGGAAAGTGGTCGATGAAACGATCAGCGGGAATATCCTGTCCTATGTGATCGAAACGGATCAAGGTGTCGCTTTGCGCGCGGATCATCTGTACCGTACCTTCAATCTGCTTGATAAAGGCGATCAGGTCTTTCTGAAAGTAGAAAAGCGAAATATTCTGGAATTTTGA
- a CDS encoding ABC transporter permease: MKKRSNAFSSFIIVILSVILLLPLFVTLLNSLFRDLSNIIPEGFTFEFYSGIFAGSGGMAGAIGRSLLIAIIPTLVLLLLLLLAMYVVQIHYPKGDKYLDLLSKIPYGIQGVILAVSIISLYASSSTFLSNRIFLLSCAYGIVILPYMYQGIKNALTTLEVMPILEAAETLGASKLYAFFRIIVPSVLKGLVATILLSIGILFSDFVLVNIIAGSYYETTSIFLDKTRSVSGHAASAISVVIFCIMLILTNLSGYLGSKELKKAK, from the coding sequence ATGAAGAAACGAAGCAATGCCTTTTCTTCATTCATCATCGTTATCCTTTCCGTGATTTTGCTGCTGCCGCTGTTTGTGACGCTGCTGAATTCTTTGTTCAGGGATTTGAGCAATATTATCCCGGAAGGGTTCACTTTTGAATTCTATAGCGGTATTTTTGCGGGTTCAGGTGGGATGGCAGGCGCGATAGGCAGGTCTTTACTGATTGCGATCATACCGACGCTTGTGCTGTTGCTGCTCCTTTTGTTGGCGATGTATGTCGTGCAGATCCATTATCCGAAAGGCGATAAATATTTGGACCTGTTGTCAAAAATCCCCTACGGCATTCAAGGCGTCATACTTGCGGTCTCAATCATTTCGCTGTACGCCTCTTCCAGCACTTTTTTGTCGAACCGCATTTTTTTGTTGAGTTGTGCCTATGGAATCGTCATTTTGCCATACATGTACCAAGGCATCAAAAACGCTTTGACCACACTGGAGGTCATGCCGATTTTGGAGGCTGCGGAAACGTTGGGTGCCAGTAAGCTCTATGCCTTTTTCCGGATCATCGTACCCAGCGTATTGAAAGGTTTGGTTGCGACGATTCTGCTCTCGATAGGCATTCTGTTCAGCGATTTCGTCTTGGTGAATATCATTGCGGGCAGTTATTATGAAACGACCAGTATTTTCCTTGATAAAACCAGAAGTGTGTCGGGGCATGCGGCTAGCGCAATTTCCGTGGTCATCTTCTGCATCATGCTGATTTTGACGAACTTGTCGGGTTATCTGGGATCGAAAGAGCTCAAAAAAGCAAAATGA
- a CDS encoding ABC transporter permease subunit, whose amino-acid sequence MFQNEKRKYLILLLPFALLILLFELMPLANILINSFLEPGTGGITLSNFTTIFTSDYYLMSIKNSLFVSVLSALIGIAIALLGAYAIHAAGDRIKKFYITTLNMTSNFQGIVLAFAFILLLGNSGILTTLGERWSLAGLNDYDLYTTSGILITFIYFQIPLATLLLYPSFDGIKTEYKEAASLMNATTWQFWSKIGLPLVLPSIFGTFSVLFSNALAAYATPYALLGNNFALLPIRISSMFTGDIVQQVELGSALSIVMLVLMSTMTVLSNSLLKKFRKGV is encoded by the coding sequence ATGTTTCAGAATGAAAAACGTAAGTACCTCATATTACTGTTGCCGTTCGCGCTGTTGATCCTTTTGTTCGAATTGATGCCTTTAGCCAATATCCTCATCAACAGTTTTCTGGAACCCGGAACAGGCGGCATTACGCTTAGTAATTTTACGACCATTTTTACGAGTGATTACTACTTGATGTCTATCAAGAACAGCTTATTCGTTTCCGTGCTTTCCGCACTCATCGGGATTGCGATTGCACTCTTGGGCGCCTATGCCATCCATGCTGCGGGCGACAGAATAAAAAAGTTCTACATCACGACATTGAATATGACATCAAACTTCCAAGGCATCGTGTTGGCTTTTGCCTTCATTCTGTTGCTGGGGAATTCAGGGATCCTGACAACATTGGGGGAAAGATGGAGCCTGGCTGGTTTGAATGACTACGATTTGTATACTACATCGGGGATCCTGATCACCTTCATCTACTTCCAGATTCCATTGGCTACGTTATTGCTCTATCCTTCATTTGACGGCATCAAGACAGAGTACAAGGAAGCGGCAAGTCTGATGAATGCGACGACTTGGCAATTCTGGTCAAAAATCGGTCTCCCATTGGTGTTGCCCAGCATTTTCGGAACCTTTTCCGTTCTCTTTTCAAATGCGCTTGCAGCCTATGCGACACCGTATGCCCTGCTCGGGAATAATTTTGCCTTATTGCCGATCCGGATTTCATCCATGTTCACGGGTGATATTGTCCAACAGGTGGAATTGGGAAGTGCCTTGTCGATCGTGATGCTTGTATTGATGAGCACGATGACAGTCTTAAGCAACAGCCTATTAAAGAAATTCAGAAAGGGTGTGTAA
- a CDS encoding alkaline phosphatase family protein — MGFLEHLVEKGIMAAYTVKSEMPAQSRPLYEVLQTGVPTAENGITSNRTVRRSKERSVFEIAKENGFKTGAASYYWVSELYNNAPFQVMEDRIQLDTNSLIEQGIFYHEDHYPDSHLIADGDYLIRKKATDYTLIHSMNIDDAGHKFGADSKEYVQAAVRVDAELSQYIWRWMSEGYQIVVTSDHGMNDYHTHNGISNEDRLVPLYLFSDKVIIKDFRKEGAIVPQLEIAPFLCKLLGIPAGDRMQAVQGIIMKRGSGDVSE; from the coding sequence ATGGGCTTCTTGGAGCATCTGGTGGAAAAAGGAATAATGGCGGCTTATACAGTCAAATCAGAGATGCCTGCCCAATCAAGGCCTTTGTATGAGGTTTTGCAGACGGGAGTGCCAACTGCAGAAAATGGCATCACCTCGAATCGCACAGTCCGTCGTTCCAAAGAACGTAGTGTTTTTGAGATTGCAAAGGAAAATGGGTTCAAGACCGGTGCGGCCAGTTACTACTGGGTGAGCGAGCTCTACAATAATGCGCCATTTCAAGTGATGGAGGATCGAATCCAGTTGGACACGAATTCCCTCATCGAACAGGGCATTTTTTATCATGAAGATCATTACCCGGACAGTCACCTGATTGCGGATGGCGATTACTTGATCAGGAAGAAGGCTACGGATTATACGCTGATCCATTCGATGAACATCGATGATGCCGGCCATAAATTCGGTGCCGACAGCAAAGAGTATGTGCAGGCGGCCGTCCGAGTTGATGCTGAACTTTCCCAGTACATCTGGAGATGGATGAGCGAAGGCTATCAAATCGTGGTCACTTCCGATCATGGGATGAATGACTATCATACCCATAATGGCATCTCGAATGAAGATCGCCTTGTTCCGCTTTATTTGTTTTCGGACAAAGTGATCATCAAGGACTTCCGCAAAGAAGGAGCCATTGTGCCGCAGCTTGAAATAGCGCCATTTTTGTGCAAGTTGCTGGGCATTCCGGCAGGGGATCGCATGCAGGCGGTTCAGGGAATCATTATGAAACGAGGTTCAGGCGATGTTTCAGAATGA
- a CDS encoding ABC transporter substrate-binding protein, whose protein sequence is MRLSNKRLFAGLALSSMLVLSACGTEAATTAEAEVDLNALSLSEIETQAKEEGHVESVGMPDTWANWGETWEELETTYSLTHADTDMSSAEELALFKAEQNNPTKDIGDVGQSFGPVAEADGLTLSYKTSYWDDIPEWAKDDDGDWIVGYYGTLAFITNSEKVTDAPTSFADILEGDYKVTIGDVNAATQAQNAVLAAAIANGGDETNLDPGIAFFAQLAEQGRLDLGDTSLARLESGEIEVGLFWDFNALNYANQVAETNPNASFEVTIPLDGTIQSGYATVINATAPNPHAAALAREYILSDEGQINLAKGYARPIRDNVELPQEVQDILLPEEQYVKAQPVSDFDAWEEAAAGLGQRWQEEVLTKVK, encoded by the coding sequence ATGAGATTGTCCAACAAAAGATTGTTTGCAGGTTTGGCATTGAGCAGTATGCTAGTTTTGAGTGCGTGCGGAACAGAGGCGGCGACGACTGCTGAGGCGGAAGTCGATCTGAACGCATTGTCTTTGAGTGAAATTGAAACGCAAGCCAAAGAAGAGGGCCATGTGGAATCGGTAGGGATGCCGGATACATGGGCGAACTGGGGAGAGACTTGGGAAGAACTCGAAACGACTTATAGCTTGACGCATGCAGATACGGACATGAGTTCAGCTGAAGAATTGGCTTTATTCAAAGCAGAACAGAACAACCCAACGAAAGATATCGGCGATGTCGGCCAATCATTCGGACCCGTTGCTGAAGCGGATGGTTTGACATTGTCTTATAAAACATCCTATTGGGATGATATCCCGGAGTGGGCCAAGGATGATGATGGCGATTGGATCGTCGGATATTACGGAACATTGGCTTTCATCACCAATTCTGAAAAAGTAACGGATGCCCCAACCAGCTTTGCCGATATTCTGGAAGGCGATTATAAAGTCACGATTGGTGACGTAAATGCCGCTACCCAAGCACAAAATGCGGTATTGGCTGCAGCCATCGCAAATGGTGGGGATGAAACTAACTTGGATCCGGGTATTGCTTTCTTCGCACAGCTGGCTGAACAAGGCAGATTGGACTTGGGCGACACTTCGTTGGCCCGTTTGGAATCAGGCGAAATCGAAGTTGGCTTGTTCTGGGACTTTAACGCACTGAATTATGCGAATCAAGTTGCAGAAACGAACCCGAATGCCAGTTTTGAAGTGACTATTCCGCTGGATGGAACGATCCAAAGCGGATATGCAACAGTCATCAACGCGACGGCGCCTAATCCGCATGCGGCAGCGTTAGCCCGTGAATATATCCTTTCTGATGAAGGCCAGATCAACTTGGCTAAAGGCTATGCGCGTCCTATCCGCGATAATGTTGAATTGCCGCAAGAGGTGCAGGATATCTTGCTTCCGGAAGAGCAATACGTGAAGGCGCAACCGGTCTCTGATTTTGATGCATGGGAAGAGGCGGCAGCCGGTCTGGGTCAAAGATGGCAAGAAGAAGTACTGACGAAAGTAAAATAA
- the nrdF gene encoding class 1b ribonucleoside-diphosphate reductase subunit beta, giving the protein MANKPYIAINWNSIEDMLDKLTWEKLTEQFWLDTRIPLSNDLDDWRTLSKPEQDMLGKVFGGLTLLDTLQSQDGIAAMKEDMRTQHEEAVLNNIQFMESVHAKSYSSIFSTLNTKAEIEDIFNWTNSNEFIQRKASLINDIYKTGNQLEKKAASVLLESFLFYSGFYAPLWYLGNNKLPNVAEIIKLILRDESVHGTYIGYKFQIAFNQLSEAEQEEMKNWVYMLTYELYNNEVKYTQYIYDELGWTERVKVFIRYNANKALQNLGFDPLFPDTADDVNPIVMNGISTGTSNHDFFSQVGNGYLLGAVEAMEDEDYVKWIN; this is encoded by the coding sequence ATGGCAAACAAGCCTTATATAGCAATCAACTGGAACAGTATCGAAGACATGCTGGACAAGTTGACATGGGAAAAACTGACGGAACAATTTTGGTTGGATACGCGGATCCCGTTGTCCAATGACTTGGACGACTGGCGCACCCTCAGCAAACCCGAGCAGGATATGTTGGGGAAAGTGTTCGGCGGATTGACGCTTCTGGACACCTTGCAATCGCAGGACGGCATCGCCGCCATGAAGGAAGATATGCGCACACAACACGAGGAAGCGGTATTGAACAATATCCAGTTCATGGAATCGGTGCACGCGAAAAGCTACTCATCGATCTTCAGTACCTTGAACACGAAGGCTGAAATCGAGGACATCTTCAACTGGACCAACAGCAACGAATTCATCCAGCGCAAAGCCAGTCTGATCAACGACATCTACAAGACCGGCAATCAGCTGGAAAAGAAAGCCGCCAGCGTGCTGCTGGAGTCCTTTCTTTTCTATTCGGGGTTCTATGCACCGCTTTGGTATCTCGGCAACAACAAATTGCCGAACGTGGCGGAGATCATCAAACTGATCCTGCGCGACGAATCGGTCCACGGAACCTACATCGGCTACAAATTTCAGATCGCATTTAACCAACTGTCCGAAGCGGAACAGGAAGAAATGAAGAATTGGGTCTATATGCTGACGTATGAACTGTACAACAATGAAGTGAAATACACACAATACATCTACGATGAGCTGGGCTGGACGGAGCGCGTCAAAGTGTTCATCCGCTACAACGCAAACAAAGCGCTACAGAATCTGGGCTTCGATCCCTTGTTCCCGGATACTGCAGACGATGTGAATCCAATCGTCATGAACGGTATCTCGACCGGAACCAGCAACCACGACTTCTTCTCGCAAGTCGGCAACGGCTACCTTTTGGGAGCCGTCGAGGCGATGGAAGACGAAGATTACGTCAAATGGATTAACTAA
- the nrdE gene encoding class 1b ribonucleoside-diphosphate reductase subunit alpha, giving the protein MDSPKLVTKTDDVTYYKLNNEINRPIDNAIPLHKDKEAVRAYFLEHVNPNTVFFYTLDEKLNYLIEQDYIEKEFLEKYPLEFIKKLMQDTYNKKFRFKSFMAAYKFYTQYALKTNDGKRYLERYEDRIVFNALFLADGDQQLAVDLAEEMIHQRYQPATPTFLNAGRKRRGELVSCFLIQTTDDMNSIGRTINSALQLSRIGGGVGVNLSNVRAAGDPIKKIENASSGVVPIMKLLEDSFSYSNQLGQRNGAGAVYLNVFHPDIVAFLSTKKENADEKIRVKTLSLGLVIPDKFYELAAKDDQMYLFSPYDVERIYGKPFSYVDITAEYENLVNNPEISKSKIRARDLENEISKLQQESGYPYIINIDTANRTNPVDGTIVMSNLCSEILQVQQPSLLNDKQEYEVLGTDISCNLGSTNIPNLMKSPDFGKSVETMVRALTYVTDHSSIDAVPTIKNGNDQAHTIGLGGMGLHTMFATNQMHYGSPESIEFTDIYFMLLNYYTLAASNKIAKERGEAFVNFNKSSYYTGEYFDAYTDSDVVFQSEKVKHIFEGIKVPTKEDWLQLKQAVRESGLYHQNRLAIAPTGSISYVNETSASLHPITRLIEERQEKKTGKTYYPAPQLSNETMPYYRSAYDIDMRRVIDIYVAAQKHIDQGMSLTLFMRSELPEGMYEWKEGRTNKMTTRDLNILRNYAWRKGAKSIYYVRTFTENNDEIGANACESCTI; this is encoded by the coding sequence TTGGATAGTCCAAAATTAGTAACCAAAACAGATGATGTAACCTATTATAAATTGAACAACGAAATCAATCGTCCGATTGATAATGCCATCCCTTTGCATAAGGATAAGGAAGCCGTACGGGCTTATTTCCTGGAGCATGTGAATCCGAACACGGTTTTCTTCTATACGTTGGATGAAAAATTGAATTATTTGATCGAACAGGATTACATCGAAAAAGAATTCCTGGAGAAATATCCACTTGAGTTCATCAAGAAATTGATGCAGGATACGTACAACAAGAAATTCCGTTTCAAATCGTTCATGGCGGCCTACAAGTTCTATACCCAGTACGCACTGAAGACGAACGACGGCAAGCGTTATTTGGAGCGTTACGAAGACCGGATCGTCTTCAATGCACTCTTTTTGGCTGACGGGGACCAGCAATTGGCTGTAGACTTGGCGGAAGAGATGATCCATCAGCGCTACCAACCGGCGACGCCTACCTTTTTGAATGCAGGCAGAAAACGCCGCGGGGAATTGGTGTCGTGCTTCCTGATCCAAACGACGGATGACATGAACAGCATCGGCCGCACGATCAACAGTGCTCTGCAGTTGTCCCGCATCGGCGGAGGCGTCGGCGTGAACCTGTCGAACGTCCGGGCAGCCGGGGATCCGATCAAGAAAATCGAGAACGCGTCGAGCGGCGTCGTGCCGATCATGAAGCTTCTCGAAGATAGCTTCAGTTATTCCAATCAGCTGGGCCAACGCAATGGAGCCGGTGCGGTGTATTTGAACGTATTCCATCCGGACATCGTCGCTTTCCTATCCACGAAAAAAGAGAATGCCGATGAAAAGATCCGCGTGAAAACCTTGTCTCTGGGTCTGGTCATTCCGGACAAATTTTATGAGTTGGCGGCGAAGGACGATCAGATGTATCTGTTCAGCCCTTATGATGTGGAACGCATCTACGGCAAACCGTTCTCCTATGTCGATATCACCGCGGAATACGAAAATTTGGTTAATAATCCGGAAATCTCCAAATCCAAGATCCGTGCCCGTGACCTTGAGAACGAAATCAGCAAACTGCAGCAGGAATCCGGCTATCCGTACATCATCAACATCGATACGGCCAACCGCACCAATCCGGTGGACGGAACGATCGTCATGAGCAATCTGTGCTCGGAAATTCTGCAGGTGCAACAACCTTCCTTGCTGAATGATAAGCAGGAATATGAAGTGCTCGGGACGGACATCAGCTGCAACTTGGGTTCCACGAACATCCCGAACCTGATGAAATCGCCTGATTTCGGGAAATCGGTCGAAACGATGGTCCGTGCCTTGACTTACGTAACCGACCATTCCAGCATCGATGCGGTCCCTACAATCAAAAACGGGAACGATCAAGCGCATACAATCGGTTTGGGCGGCATGGGTCTGCACACGATGTTCGCGACCAATCAGATGCATTACGGTTCGCCGGAATCCATCGAATTCACGGACATCTACTTTATGCTTTTGAATTATTACACGTTGGCAGCCAGCAACAAAATCGCCAAGGAACGCGGAGAAGCATTCGTCAATTTCAATAAATCCAGCTATTATACGGGCGAATATTTTGATGCCTATACCGATTCCGATGTCGTCTTCCAATCCGAAAAAGTGAAACATATTTTTGAGGGCATCAAAGTCCCTACGAAGGAAGACTGGTTGCAGTTGAAGCAGGCAGTCCGTGAATCCGGCTTGTACCACCAAAACCGTTTGGCGATTGCGCCGACCGGTTCGATCAGTTACGTAAATGAAACAAGTGCGAGCCTGCACCCGATCACGCGTCTGATCGAAGAGCGGCAAGAGAAGAAAACCGGCAAGACTTATTATCCGGCTCCGCAGCTTTCCAACGAAACGATGCCTTATTATCGTTCAGCCTATGATATCGATATGCGCCGTGTCATCGACATCTATGTCGCTGCCCAAAAACATATCGACCAGGGCATGAGCCTGACATTGTTCATGCGCTCTGAATTGCCGGAAGGCATGTACGAATGGAAAGAAGGGCGCACAAACAAAATGACGACACGCGATCTGAACATCCTGCGCAACTACGCATGGAGAAAAGGCGCAAAATCGATTTATTATGTGCGTACATTTACGGAAAACAACGACGAAATCGGAGCGAACGCTTGCGAATCATGCACAATCTGA
- the nrdI gene encoding class Ib ribonucleoside-diphosphate reductase assembly flavoprotein NrdI, with protein MKVVFMSLTGQTRKFVNKLGLETMELTADNAFRKIEEPFIIVAPTYDKEVTDILVDFIETDRNRSYFKGVAGGGNLNFGKLFGFTAKDLSRDYGVPLLHLFEFQGNEKDIQILKEKVTELG; from the coding sequence ATGAAGGTAGTGTTTATGTCGTTGACAGGCCAAACGAGGAAATTCGTAAACAAACTGGGCCTGGAAACGATGGAATTGACGGCCGATAACGCATTCCGGAAGATTGAGGAACCGTTCATCATCGTGGCCCCGACCTACGATAAAGAGGTGACGGATATTCTGGTCGATTTCATCGAGACCGATCGGAACCGATCTTACTTCAAAGGCGTAGCAGGTGGCGGGAACCTGAATTTTGGCAAGCTTTTCGGTTTTACCGCAAAAGACTTGTCCCGCGATTATGGTGTCCCGCTGCTGCACTTGTTTGAGTTTCAAGGAAACGAGAAAGACATTCAGATTTTGAAAGAGAAGGTGACGGAACTTGGATAG
- a CDS encoding alpha/beta hydrolase, with translation MKGKSLKTRKGKLYYQVGGTGDALLMLHGNGESSDIFAKQFPFFKKHFTVYALDTRGHGRSDLGVERLTFKQIAEDILALLEKERIQRVHVLGFSDGGNLGLYLAAHYPERIASLIAMGANYEADGLTDACNEETLERYEELLALPDTDPDKIQRLCIHNLMLEELDLSAEALRSIQAPTMLLAGEFDLIRDDQTEAMHRLISGSQKYIVPGGSHGFFVDDPKVLERLAKKFYKSL, from the coding sequence ATGAAAGGGAAGTCATTGAAGACCAGAAAAGGAAAACTCTACTACCAGGTAGGCGGTACCGGCGATGCATTGCTCATGTTGCACGGAAACGGTGAAAGTTCGGACATTTTCGCGAAGCAGTTTCCCTTTTTTAAGAAACACTTCACGGTCTATGCGCTTGATACGCGAGGACATGGCAGATCAGATCTGGGAGTGGAGCGGTTGACCTTCAAGCAGATCGCAGAGGACATCCTCGCATTGCTCGAAAAGGAGCGGATTCAAAGGGTCCACGTGCTCGGATTCAGCGATGGAGGCAATCTTGGTTTGTATTTAGCTGCGCACTATCCGGAGCGAATTGCTTCTTTGATTGCGATGGGGGCGAATTACGAAGCGGACGGCCTGACAGATGCCTGCAATGAAGAAACACTGGAACGATACGAAGAGCTGCTGGCTTTGCCGGATACCGATCCGGACAAGATCCAGCGCCTCTGCATCCACAATCTTATGCTGGAGGAATTGGATCTTTCTGCTGAAGCTTTGCGCAGCATCCAAGCGCCAACCATGCTGCTGGCGGGGGAGTTTGATCTGATCCGCGACGACCAAACCGAGGCGATGCATCGATTGATTTCCGGATCGCAAAAATATATCGTGCCCGGGGGAAGCCATGGCTTTTTCGTGGATGATCCAAAAGTGCTGGAACGTCTTGCAAAAAAATTCTATAAAAGCTTGTGA